The Anas acuta chromosome 14, bAnaAcu1.1, whole genome shotgun sequence DNA window AATCTTTGTCTGAGACGgaccttaaaatattttactttgaaaagcaaaatttatcCAGTTAGTAAAAGAGGATTTGTATGAAAACATTCATGCGAGTTTAAACAGAGCTATCAATCACTGCTATTTCTCATACACCACAGTCCATTATAGCTCTGTAACGGTCAGTGCAGATCCTCAGGAAAGGAGCATCAACCTCCATCCATATTTCTATCTATACAAAGCCACTAATACCAGAccacttgccttttttttttttttttcctccagaattCTTCAGTGCTGTAAGTATTTGTAACAGATTTGCTCAAAACTTCAAGGAGACCAAACACAAAGATAGAATCATGGTAATCCCTGCCTTGGAAAGCTCCAAGCAAAACACCTTCTGAGCTTTAAGGGAAGGGTCATGCTCATAGATGCAAAATCTTCATGGCTAAGTTTTGGCATAGGCTGGGAGATGCTTCATGATGGATAAAGCCATTCAGCATCCTAGTGAGATTTTATCTAATAGAACTATCTCAAACAGCAGCTATTCCCAGTTTTTTAACTTTGATACATGCCAACCTTCCTTCCCTGTGGTACTCCTGCTTATTACAGCCTACACAGTGGTTACAACAGTGGGGCTTTTTGGAAATCTTTGCCTGATTGTTATAataaagagacagaaagaagtTCAAAATGTTACAAACATTTTGATTGCCAACCTCTCTTTATCAGACGTCTTGATCTGCATCATGTGTATTCCCGTCACAGTTGCCTATACTTTAATGGACTACTGGATATTTGGGGAAGCTATGTGTAAAATAAGCTCCTTCATACAAAGTATATCTGTCACAGTCTCCATTTTCTCACTTGTCCTGATTGCTGTCGAGAGATATCAGTTAATTGTAAATCCACGTGGCTGGAAGCCTAATATTTCACATGCCTACTGGGGAATTATTCTCATCTGGGTTCTTTCCCTTGTAATATCCattccttttttaatatttcaccaCTTAACTGATGAACCCTTCAAGCATCTATCTTTCCATAGTGACTTCTATAAGAACAAAGCTGTGTGCATCGAAGCCTGGCCCTCTGTTACCGAACGACTGATTTTCACCACTAGTCTGCTGGTTTTCCAGTACTGCTTGCCCCTGgggtttatttttatctgctaTCTCAAGATATTTGTATGCCTCCGGAGGAGACACAGTAAAATAGATAGGATGAGAGAGAATGAGAGCAGACTGAGTGAAAACA harbors:
- the LOC137864353 gene encoding neuropeptide Y receptor type 6-like, which translates into the protein MMDKAIQHPSEILSNRTISNSSYSQFFNFDTCQPSFPVVLLLITAYTVVTTVGLFGNLCLIVIIKRQKEVQNVTNILIANLSLSDVLICIMCIPVTVAYTLMDYWIFGEAMCKISSFIQSISVTVSIFSLVLIAVERYQLIVNPRGWKPNISHAYWGIILIWVLSLVISIPFLIFHHLTDEPFKHLSFHSDFYKNKAVCIEAWPSVTERLIFTTSLLVFQYCLPLGFIFICYLKIFVCLRRRHSKIDRMRENESRLSENKRISMILISIVVTFAACWLPLNIFNVVFDWNYEALMSCNHNLAFTLCHLVAMISTCINPIFYGFLNKNFQKDLIVLVHRCRCSASQEEYENIALSNLQTDVSKGSLKLNTPPVDI